The following nucleotide sequence is from Apium graveolens cultivar Ventura chromosome 4, ASM990537v1, whole genome shotgun sequence.
TTGAAGGTCTTCCTGTTCTTCAGAACTGAAACTTTCAATTATGTTAAGAATGTTGCAATCATTAAAACCAAATAAAGATTTTAATTCATTACTGTCTTCTATTTCTTTGTTGGCTTTAGATTCATCATCTAACTCCATTAACCTGATTGCTTGTTCGAGGACTTTATAGTTGTCATCGTTAACCTGCAATTCTTCTTCTATGTTATCCCAGAAGaatttttctattatttttatgtaattcATGTTGATTTCTTATCAACACCGAATGGCCACATCAGACTGCCAGGATTTTTTCCAGTTCCTAGCTCTTCGTTACCGATACTATAATTGGGATAACTATATTTCCAGATCCTTGATTTGTGCTCTGGATCTTCATCTGTTATGATGATTTCTTTTCCTTTATGCTGCCTTTCTTTGAGAGTTTCAAGGATTTCATGATTGCAAGGACATTCTTGAATTGTTGCTTTCAATTCAGTAATGATCTTTGCTGCTGTTGCCTCAATGTTATCTGTAACATGATTAGCATGCTGAATTTTAAGCAACCTAAGGATTTCTCCTATTTGTGGCTTAATATTTTTATCGAAATCCTCTAGTAATTCCTTAATGCTCATCCTAAGATTTTCTTAAGGTATTTTATGATTTCATTGAACTTGAAGTCAATAACTTCATTATCACACTTAGTGTTTCTATGCTGTGATAACTGAACTTCTAATTTTTCAATATTAGCGTTCTGTTTTACTAAGAGCTTTTTTATGTCTCTCAGAATTTCTATTTCCACATTACTCCCCCCTCTCAAAGAAGTAGAATATTTGTTGAAGATACTAGGTAATTTTGAAAAATTTTCACTGGGATCTTTACTTAGTCCGAAGTAGGACAGTAAGTTGTAGATTCCTAGTAAACATCTTCCTGTAATCTGGTTAAGATTATTCGTTGAAGAAACAATAGTGTTAAGGCTATTACTGCCTACTACATTACTGAAGACGTACTTCCTTGGTTCAAGGTCTATCCCTTCATTTAATTTCTTAAACTCTAGAAATTTTCCTTTTTTATAAATATGTGGGTGCATATTAGTATTTAGAACGACTACAGATGATCCAGTTTCTGACATAAATCATCAACTCTTCTGGACATGCTGTGAAGTAATTCTTTATTAGAGGTATTAGAAGATTCACCAACCTCTAAGGTTCTTCCTCTAAAACTCATTCTAGGTTTTTGTCCTAGAATTGGCTTATTCTTTGCAATATCAATTGCCCAAGAATTATCTAAAGGACTGATATATGAAAATTGCTTTTCTTCTACAGATCCTATTTCTGAGAATACATCGTCCAATTCAATATATTCATTTTTCTTATAGTCGATGCTATGATGACTATTGGTTAAAGCATAAGCAATAACATAAGTTAAGCTAAATACTTTATCACCTGCATTCATCAGATTATGTCTCTCAAAGTCATGCacaaaagataatatctgatcaATATTTTTAGTTTCCAAACTAAAACCAAATTTAGGATAGACAGTAAACATGAATTTTTGGTATGCTAAATTACCTCTAGCAGCACCTAAAATACAATCTCTTCGGTCATTGATTCTATTATCTATTAAAGCCATTTTAATAGGAGAATCTATTCCTTCTTGAAATTTTGCTTTAAGCTAAAATTTTATAGCACCTAAGTGAACTACACTGATAGTAGATCTTATCTTAGAGTCTATTTTCAACAAATTTTTGCTTATCTCTTCCTTAGTGATTAAAGGCAGATAAACTAAACCTGTAGTATCTTTTATATCTACAGGCATTTCTTTGGTAGAGATATAATAGAAGATATGGTTTTTCCTTTTAAAACAATTTAACATAGGAAtgttaaatattttttcttttcttagaTCGATTCTGCTTCTTTTGATTTTAGAAAGAATTTCTTGCTTTATCAAAAAGCTTGCTTGAAAACCTTTTTCATTCTCTGAAAACTCGATTTCCAAATTGTTTTCATCTTGAGTTTCCTCAAGAAGTTTTTCTGTTAAAAACTCATTTACAGATTCTTAATAAGATCATAACTGAGAATTCTTTTAAGAGAAGATATCTCTGTTTTTATTTGCATAAAATGTCTATTATAGAATCGAACTTGTTCAGTTTTAAATTATTCTAGATCCCAGATAAGAAATCTAATCTTTCTATTGTCTTTGTTACTAACAATCTTTCTAGAAACCTGTAAAAGGTGTTCTGAGTATTGAAGGTTATTCATGGAAATCATGGCATTTCCAGATATATTTACTAACCACGTATGATTATTGTTACTCATGAAATGAGAAGATTTAAAAAGATTTAACACTTATTAAAAATGCAGAGTTCTAAGCATTTGTATTTGAAGTAAGGTTCAATAATATAATACCTAATTTTGACATACCTAAGTCTTTGTAAGATATGATCCGAGAATTTATTCAATTCTGTAGTTATCCTGATGTTGATTACTCCAAGGATGCACCTGCTTCTTCCCTCAACGGACACCTGCCTAAACGGTACTTCACTATGGCTTACTCCCTCCAGGATATAATCAAACCTTGATACTGAAGAATTAAATAAACAACAAGGCTCTAATACCAAAACGCGGAACACTTCATAAGTATTGTCAAAGTAGGCGAATATTATTTATTTCTTAAACCCTTACATATTACATAGCTTAAAATCCCGTTGGGGTTACTACTCACAATACATTACAGGTTCTCTCTTGAATTAAGAAAGTGTCTTCGTTGTAAGAATACAAGATCATCTTCCCTAAAACTTAGCTCTCCTTTTATAGAGTAAGGAAGAGATTCTATTACAAGACTAGTCGTCTTCTAATAATTCATAAAGTAGATGCTATCTGCTTTCCATAAAGTAGATGTTATCTACTTTCcataaagtagatgccttctgatttccataaagtagatgccttctgcttttcataaagtagatTCCTTCTACTTTTCATAAAGTAgaatgcatgaagaaggaattctatgaagaatagaatacttggaagaaaagataactaattgatatattttaggatgcagaattatattcgatatcaattagaagattatcttgtaactgtgtagtatataaacacagacatagggtttacactataagtgttatcattatcgaaattattattcattgtaaccctagcagctctcgtgataatttgttcatcactgagagtggacagttccatattgtaacagagtttattgtgttgaataaaatttatgttctgttacttgtgttctttaattcgatttgattgtagtaaacactgtattcaacccccttctacagtgtgtgtgacctaacaatttattcatttaattaatcgtttaattcatttaatcaattaattttatttataaatagttgaatgaagcgtaattatttataattaatccaaataatattctaaaataaatttgagcttttaaaattatataatttaaaattcaattaatattaacattaattgaattaattttaatttattcataataaatagaccgttcttccgtttaatacgaaacgaacgcgtctagactcagaaaaatattctgcttttattaaaaatactttcgagatataaaatctttcgtttcgaaaggtcgcttgattTTGTAAACATTTCTAAGTCGCGTAACTATCAAAGAGTTGTATTTTaactcgatttcagttttaaatgtACTGAGTCGAATGTTGTAATAAACTGAGTTATATgttatataaattatgtgatgCGTGGAATAGGTGTTTacatgttatatgaattatgtgttgATAAGAGTTTCAAAAAAACTGATTCAGTCGTATCTTTTGATCTGTAATTCGGATTCAGACGAAGCGAAAAGTGATTAAAAGCTTATATTGtctattttaatattttgtaataAAATGATTGAGTCGGAAATGTGAGTACATGTCATTGGATATGTATAATGTGATTCTATATGATTTGATTATGTATTAATTCACAATTATGTGAAGTATATGTTAATCTCTTGTGTTAAGAACATGATAAGTGATTTAAGT
It contains:
- the LOC141719403 gene encoding uncharacterized protein LOC141719403, translating into MALIDNRINDRRDCILGAARGNLAYQKFMFTVYPKFGFSLETKNIDQILSFVHDFERHNLMNAGDKVFSLTYVIAYALTNSHHSIDYKKNEYIELDDVFSEIGSVEEKQFSYISPLDNSWAIDIAKNKPILGQKPRMSFRGRTLEVGESSNTSNKELLHSMSRRVDDLCQKLDHL